A window from Dermacentor albipictus isolate Rhodes 1998 colony chromosome 10, USDA_Dalb.pri_finalv2, whole genome shotgun sequence encodes these proteins:
- the LOC135898577 gene encoding uncharacterized protein, translated as MEPGPKECHCLMCPECQKKIRAKLPGWLQEQPGLKELEEQKRLSQEAGEAGFPGAALLVTKSSAAADRMLASALGFRQGSTESDSSECSQKTETSEVGFGGPSPGGTPSKEGEASSSECPDQAEGKEPESGASLTTGSASSQLPRESP; from the coding sequence ATGGAGCCCGGCCCCAAGGAGTGCCACTGCTTGATGTGCCCGGAATGCCAGAAGAAGATTCGTGCTAAACTACCGGGTTGGCTGCAGGAGCAACCTGGCCTGAAAGAGCTCGAGGAACAGAAGCGGCTGTCTCAAGAAGCAGGAGAAGCTGGTTTTCCGGGCGCCGCTCTGCTGGTGACCAAATCGTCAGCCGCTGCCGACAGAATGCTTGCTTCAGCCCTTGGGTTTCGCCAAGGTTCAACTGAAAGCGACTCCTCCGAGTGCAGCCAGAAAACCGAGACTTCTGAAGTGGGCTTCGGCGGCCCCAGTCCTGGAGGCACTCCTTCGAAAGAAGGAGAGGCCTCGAGCTCGGAGTGTCCTGACCAGGCTGAAGGGAAGGAGCCCGAATCTGGTGCATCCCTAACCACTGGTTCTGCAAGCTCTCAGCTG